One Perognathus longimembris pacificus isolate PPM17 chromosome 2, ASM2315922v1, whole genome shotgun sequence DNA segment encodes these proteins:
- the LOC125345816 gene encoding low molecular weight phosphotyrosine protein phosphatase-like, protein MVEQSPNSVLFVCLGNICRSPTAEAVFRKLGADQNVSDNWAIDSGAVSDWNVGHAPDPRAMSCLRNHDISTAHKARQVTKEDLATFDYMLCMDESNLRDLNRKSNQVKNAKLKLNYLGAMIHKNNSLL, encoded by the exons ATGGTGGAACAGAGTCCCAACTCCGTACTATTTGTGTGTCTAGGTAACATTTGCCGGTCACCTACCgcagaagcagttttcagaaaacttggagctgaccaaaatgtttcagataattgggCCATTGACAGCGGTGCTGTTTCTGACTGGAACGTGGGTCATGccccagatccaagagctatgagctgcctaagaaatcatgacattagcacagcccataaagcaagacaggtcaccaaagaaGACTTGGCTACATTCGACTACATGCTGTGTATGGATGAAAGCAATCTGAGAGATTTGAATAGAaaaagtaatcaagttaaaaa tgcaaagctaaaattgaactacttgggagctatgatccacaaaaacaactcattaTTGTAG